The following coding sequences are from one Haliotis asinina isolate JCU_RB_2024 chromosome 3, JCU_Hal_asi_v2, whole genome shotgun sequence window:
- the LOC137277401 gene encoding ras-related protein Rap-2c-like, with protein sequence MDQPESSALNCGISEAESVSKPPSPVNDKPKLTDDILTVAVMGRACAGKTAILNQYIYKTFIDRYLVTVSDKHMKVVNVDGQQIELAILDTPGGYCFEYGRRQAIINADAFVLVYSVDEILSFQRALELMDSIAEKRGNGLQMVIVQTKTDIRKDKWFENCEILHTVIPDGLQLPHFQVSAKEGSDMSVIFDEVVQLMQSDNRTTSTERGEAAFEQIKYVLRGQQIWL encoded by the coding sequence ATGGATCAGCCTGAAAGTTCAGCGTTGAACTGCGGTATTTCCGAAGCTGAATCCGTGTCCAAGCCACCGTCGCCTGTGAATGACAAGCCAAAACTGACCGATGACATTCTGACGGTGGCTGTAATGGGACGTGCCTGCGCCGGGAAGACTGCTATCTTGAATCAGTACATCTACAAGACGTTCATTGACAGGTACCTCGTTACGGTGAGTGATAAACACATGAAAGTCGTCAACGTGGACGGACAGCAGATTGAATTAGCGATTCTGGATACACCAGGAGGTTACTGCTTCGAGTACGGCCGACGCCAAGCCATCATCAACGCCGATGCGTTCGTATTAGTTTATTCCGTGGATGAGATATTGTCCTTTCAGAGGGCGTTAGAACTGATGGACAGTATCGCTGAAAAGAGGGGAAATGGGCTGCAGATGGTCATTGTACAGACGAAGACCGACATAAGGAAGGACAAGTGGTTCGAAAACTGTGAGATTCTACACACCGTCATCCCTGACGGATTGCAGCTTCCGCACTTCCAGGTGTCGGCCAAGGAAGGCTCTGATATGTCCGTCATATTTGACGAAGTTGTGCAGCTGATGCAGTCAGACAATAGGACGACAAGCACAGAGAGAGGAGAAGCCGCTTTTGAGCAAATTAAATATGTTCTGAGGGGACAACAAATCTGGCTTTAA